tttttgttctttttatgttttttgaaataatcccattttaatagaaattataattctactctaacttttattatcttttaacataaataaaggaacaacaaattcatttttcaagtctattattattatgagtAGTTTCTATAAAGTAAATGAGCTACTTAAAATACAAATTTGATACCTAtcacaaaaatttatatatctatttatatctaTCTAAAGATCGGTGACATGTTACTTTATAATCTTTTGAAATACTTCTACATATTTCTTctttaattcttttatttttaatatttttattaactttataaatattaattgattaattaatttaaaaaatattcatatacaattcaaaattttttaaaatattattaataataattcgttaaaaaaaatataaaatcacaCATCACCTTCTCTTTAAtggtatattttaaataaagtatatAATCCTAATTTACACTTTTCTTTCTAAATCACTTTTTGTTTAGGTTTAGccacttaatttattttatttaatttttctaataaaCCAAACATTGTTCTTTATTTTGAAGTttatggtatatataatttcagGTGACAAGAATTTTCAAGTCTTTGGTTAACAAGAAACCCATAGTCGCACAAGGGAAGAACCTAGAACTTGAGTATCTTGTGACTCTACATTCTTCTCTAGTTTTGAACGTGGCTCCTCTAAGCCATGTTCCTCTTCCTGGGAATGCGGCTTTACAAAGAAAGAGAAGTTTGTCTCTAGTGACGCAAGTTCTGATGATGACAAATTCACAATGAAGAGGATAGAGCTTCTCTGTCCAGAAAACTGAGCGGTGAGGCCTGTTTTTGGTTTATTAATTCTGTAATTTGCAATTAGACATATTTGATCTTTTGTACTATGAACTCAGTTTTAAtgtgtaaaattatattaatataaccAAACTGCCTTTAATTATGTGTTATAATAATCACATTTCTAACTTGGGATAGTTTAGTCATTGATCATTTTGAGTTcatgataatttaatataaattaatataccaaGTATTATTGAAAATAGAGTACCTATGCTAGCTTCAATAAAACAACATGTAACAAATAGTTaagtgataataataataatagtttatatataagtaataatgACACAAACATATTGTTGGTGTTTTAACTACTTTGAAGAGCCAAACAGAATTAACTGTTTTTCGACAACTCAGCATATGGTTGGTGACTTGTCCAACTGTCATAACTATATAAACTTCCTCTCCCCAACTTGATCAGGTGCATTGCAAGAGAACAAAGCCTACACCAGTTTAAGTTAGTAGTGTCCaggattgagagagagagagagagagagagagagagagagagtctgtGTAAGGAAAGAAACCAGAAAGAACAAGGGAATCACCATTGTCATTGCTGAATTCTCAGCTGGTGTTTTCACAGTGGATTGAGGGTTGTAAATGGAGATTGTTCACTCTTGAAGTGACTTCTCTCAGTGTGAGATTtcatttgtaatttttgtattcaACATTGGTGATTCAAGTTGTACTCTTTCCTTTCTCAGTTTCAATTTCAATCTTatgacatttttgtttttcattcaTCTTTAGTTCAAGTTCGATTTTCATTAAGTTTCTGGTTCTGTTTTAATTCATGTGTCATTGTTATTGTTGTCCTTGAATTTGTTGTTATGGTGATCTTGATCAGGTTTTATAATCCgcaacaaatggtatcagagttTGCGTAGCTCAAGAAGATCAAGAATCGGTTGATCACAGATTCAAGGTTCAAGAATGGCAATGGCTAAGTTCGAAGTCGATAAGTTCATTGGAGAAAATGACTTCGGGCTTTGGAGAATCAAAATGAAAGCTTTCTTTGGTGCATCAAGGCATCTCAGAGGCCATTAACACTTCTGCAATTGCTGAAATCGAAGATAAAAAGAAAGTGAAAGAGATACAGATCAAGGCTCATAGTGCCATATTGCTTTCTTTGGGAGATGAGGTTCTTCGAGAAGTGTCTGATGAAGAAACAGCCATTGGTCTCTAGGATAAATTGGCAAAGATCTACTTGAAGAAATCTTTAGCCAATAAACTGTACCTGAAGAAGAAACTCTACACTATCAAGATGGATGAATCAAAGGAGCTAAGAAAACACCTTGACGAATTCAACAAGATCATACTCGAATTGAACAACATTGGTGTCAAGATCGATGAAGAAGATCGAGGTATCATTCTTTTAAGCTCTCTACCTAAATCTTTTGAGCATTTTGTTGACACTATATTGTATGGAAAAGATACACTAACCATGTCAGAAGTAAAGTCTGCTCTGAATTCTAAAGAGATTCAAAAGAAATCAGAGGACAGAATTGAATCAAATGGTGAAGGGTTGTTCTCCAAAGGAAGACCAGAAAGAAGAGAGTCAAAATACTACAAGAACAGAGGTGGATTCAGGCCAAATTCCAAGTCAAAATTCAAGACTGGAAAGAAGTGTTGCTATTGTAACAAGGAAGGGCACTTTAGAGATGAATGTAGGGCACTGAAAGCCAAAACTGACAGAGAGAAAAGCAAGAATAGGGGAGAAGCTGATGTTGTTTCTGATGGCTATGAATCTGCAGGGGCTTTGGTAGTGTCAAAGGAAGGAATCAATGATGAGTGGAACCTGGATTCAGGATGTTCCTTCCATATGTGTCCTAAGAAGGAGATGTTCCAAGAACTCAAGGAAATCTCAGGAGGGACTGTGTTGCTAGGCAACAACAAGGCCTCTAATGTCCTTGGCTCTGGTTCTGTCATGATAAAGATGTTTGATGGCATCTCTAGGACTCTGCAAGAAGTGAGGTATGTCCCTGACCTCAAAAGAAACTTGATATCCATTGGAATGCTTGACAAACTTGGATGCACAATCAAGGTGGAAGATAGGATATTGAAGATATCCAAGGGATCAATGACAGTGATGAAAGGTGAATTGAAGCATGGCCTATACTCTCTTATTGGGAGAACTGTCATTGGAAGTGCAGCACCTGCTGTTGCAGAACAGAATGATGACACAAAACTGTGGCATCTCAGATTGGGCCATGTAAGTGAGAGGGGAATCTCAGAGCTTGACAAACAAGGGTTACTCAAGGGAAAACTGAACACAAAACTGCCATTTTGTGACGAATGTATATTTGGCAAAAGCTACAAGGTTAAATTCACCACAGGTCAACATACACCAAGAGCGAACTTGACTACATTCACTAAGATCTATGGGGTGCATCAAGAACCAAAACTTTGGGAGGAGCAAGCTATTTCATGAGCATCATTGATGACTACTCTAGGAAGGTGTGGGTTTTCTTATTGAAAAGCAATGATCTGGCTTTTGAGACCTTTGTTGACTGGAAGATATTGATTGAAAATAAAACTAGTAGGAAGATAAAGAAACTCAGAACTGATAATGGGTTAGAATTCTGCTCTGATATGTTTGCAAGTTATTGTAGGAAAGAAGGCATTGTCAGGCATCACACAGTGGTCAAGAACCCTCAGCAAAATGGCCTTGCTGAGAGAATGAACAGAACCCTGTTGGAAAGGGTAAGGTGCATGCTCATAGGAGCTGGTTTGGCCAAGCATTTTTGGGGTGAAGCTCTAAAAACTGCTTGCTATTTGATAAATAGATGTCCCTCTACAGCATTAAACTTCAAAACTCCTCAAGAATTCTGGACTGGCAAAGCACCTAGCTATGAACATCTCAAAGTCTTTGGTTGCACTGCCTATGCTCACATCAGGCAAGACAAGCTGCAACCAAGAGCACTTAAATGCTTATTTCTTGGCTACCTTGATGGAATCAAGGGCTACAAACTCTGGTGTTTGGAGGAAGGGTACAAGAAATGCATAATAAGCAGAGATGCCATCTTTAGAGAAGATGAAATGCCATTGAAAACCACCAGAGAAATCCCCATGAGCTCAGATGTTGTTCCTAGGAGTGTTCAAGTGGAACTTGAACAAAGAACTGAGTCTCTGAATCAAGCTTCCACAGATCAGAAAAAAGAAACTGAGACAACAAGCAACCTAGATGACTACCAACTTGCCAAGGATAGAACTAGGAGAGAAATCAGGGCACCTGAGAAGTTTGGCTATGCTGATTTTTCAGCATATGCTCTGTCTGTCACAGATGGAGTTGACAACACAAAGGCCCAAATCCTATCAAGAAGCAAGAATCGCAAAGATGGCAAGAAGTGGCTGCAGCTATTGGAGTTGTAGTGTAAGCCAATACAAAGCCGTACACGTAGCCAAGGGTTTTCATCAAGAACTTCGCTTGATTTCAATGAAACCTTTAGCTCTGTTGTGAAGCCTACAACTATTCGAGTTACGTAACTCTTGCAGTGACAAAAGGTTGGCCAATAAGGCAGTTGGATGTTAACAATGCCTTTTTAAATGGAGACCTACATGAGGAGATTTACATGGTTCAACCGCCTGGATGCATTGATCCAAAACATCCAAACAAGGTATGCAAACTTAACAATGCTCTATATGGGTTGAAGCAAGCACCACGGGCTTGGTTTGAAAAGTTGTCATCTTCTCTACTCACCCTGGGGTTTCAATCagtaaaataagatcattcttTATTTACTAAGATCACCAATTCAAGCTGGCTTTATATTCTTGTATACGTGGATGATATCTTGATTACTGGTTCTGATAGTCCTCAAGTGTCTTCCCTAATTGTAGCACTCAGTTCCAACTTTACACTTAAAGACCTTGGTCTCATCTCCTTTTTCTTGGGAATACAAGTGCTTCCCACTACTGAAGGTGTCGTCTTATCTCAACAAAAATATATTCAGGATCTAATATGTAAAGCTGAACTCCAAGGTGCCAAACCACAAAGTACCCCAATGAATAGTGGGCTGAGATTGTCCAATTATGGCAGCGACCCTGTTGAAGATCCTTCTGCATATAGGTCATTGGTTGGTGCTCTTCAATATGCAACGATAACTATAGACCCGACATTGCTTTTAGTGTCAACAAGGTCTGCCAATTTATGCAGAATCCTTTTCAATCACACGTTGTTGCTGTCAAAAGAATTATCTGTTATCTTGCTGGCACAACAGACTACGGTCTTCATATCAAAAGATCTCCACACTTGCGTCTTGAAGCATACTGTGATGCTGACTGGGCCGCTGATCCCGATGATCGACGCTCGACTACTGGCTACTGCATTTTCTGGGGTGAAAATCTGATTAGTTGGCAGTCCAAGAAACAGAACACTATCTCTCGATCATCCACAGAAGCTGAATTTCGAAGCCTTGCTTCTGTGGTGACTGAAATAAGTTGGCTCAATGCTCACTGAACTACAACTGCCTATGGCCTCTCCTCCTCTGATATGGTGTGACAACCTTAGCACCATCATGCTGCCTGCCAACCCTGTGCTTCACGCACGCACCAAACATATAGAGATTGATCTCTATTTTGTCATGGACAAAGTGCTTCAAAAAGAGATATGTGTTCAACATGTCCCTGCCAACCATCAACTAGCTGACCCTCTAACCAAGCCCATCTCCAACTCGCAATTTCCTTTCTTACGAGACAAACTTGGTGTTGTGTGTTCCACCACACTAAGTTTGAGGGGGCCTGTCAAGGATACTGAGTCTGCTGAGCTGACTTAGTCTTATTAAACATGTGTCTTTCTTTTGAGTTAGTAGTTTTCTATTAGAAAGTGGTTTGAGTCAATGTTTGTTGTAACTACTTTCTTTCTGTAACTCTGTATATAATCCTCTGTAatctctttcttgaaatgcaatgtacagaatattctttttctCTCGTTCTTTAGCTTAAACACTGACGACGAGTGAGAGACAAAAATACTTTTACAGATTAGAAAACATATTGAAGAGCAAGAGGGATGAGATTTCAAGTAATCATCACAGAGTTatttgcttcttcttcttctctattCTTCTGTTTAGTTGTTTAATTATGaacatgattattgttgttattatatttattattatgaagTAAACATACTTTTCTAGAATGTGAACGGAACTATTTTAGATTATGAATCAAAATTTTTAGATTATTCTCATGTTTGTTCTTGCTATTTGTTTATGTAATTTTTgtgttatataattattaatgctTGATCACCATTAATTAGTATTAAAATTTTAGGTTTTACACTTGAGAGAGGTAATCtaaaatcagacttagaattgaATGACATAGGAAAAGTGTGGGATTGAGAGTAACTACTAATTCTATGAGTTTTTCTTAGAGAGATTCAAATTGTCTTACTAGTGCttgattaattattattactgaATAAATATAACTTGTTAGTtaattgaattaattttatcataatAGATTACATTAGGGTTCCTAAACctacaaattataaaataaattaagattCATAGTTTGAAATACATATATGAAAATGAATGCTCTAGatttttattattagaaattgttgGTTTGtttacattatatatttaagttaattagtttattatatttAGTTTGAATTATAAGGGATACAAAATAGTTTGAATTATAAGGGATACAAAATGAAGTCGTAGTTTATAGTAGCTAGCTAGGATTGGTAATAAATATGTTGATATTTGGAGAGAGTGCGTAAGAGATAATTGGGAGCTGATATTGTGCCATCATCGTTTAGAACAATATCATTAATACTCTTATTCAACATCTTCTTATTCTTTGTCACTGCACCAGCTTCATCTTCTTTCTTCATCATTTTATTATAATAGTTTTGAGCATGGCTACACACTTGGGCGGGAGTTCTTGTACCACCAAGTAGTGCACATATTTTTGTCCATTGGCCATAACCAAACTTATTCAACCCTTTCAAGAAAAGCCTGATAATAAAAACAATTCACATGTAAGTATTctctataataaataataaaaaaagaagttaAGAGTAAATAATAATGTATTACTTTACTTACATGTGCTCTATTATTGTCCAACGACCATTTTTTGAAGGTGCTTTTCGAGTGCGAGTTTCAGTAGCcggaatgggaatggaaaaagCATTGATTGTTTCCATTTGAGGTTCTTGATTGTTAGTTTGACCCCAATAAGGGTAGACATTAATTGCAGGTACTATATCAGATGTatagaaaatattttcttgaGTCTTGGTGAGAGTACTACTTGAGGTTGTTGTAGTACTCATCCTGTTCAACAAAAGTGGGGAGGGTCGATAGATTTCTAATTTTCTTCTGCTTCTTTGATCATCATTCATTATGATCGTCTCAGTACTAATAATACTTTCATTCatcatcttattattattattggccTCCAACAATTTATCTAATTCACCCCAATCAATATCATCATTCGAACTGCTCCGATCAAATGAAATCTCCTGAGGTATTACATTAATATCAATATCATCCATTGCTGCCATTATTACTCTAATTAATAATAAGCTACCTATCAAGAGaggttttatttatataataatactctcttatacttacatatacgtgTTTGCGTAAGTTATTATTTTGCTCTACtcagtatttatatatatttatagaacaaATCAATCCTATTTCTATTCGTATTTCCCGAGACGTACAAATCCTATTTCTATGACAATTACAATATCTTTTTTTAGGATAATTACTCTATATAATTACAGTATTATTTAATCCTAATTctattataaaaattacattcgtattatttatttttcttaattactctataaagtaattaatatttttttttttgtttttaatttagctgtactttattttaatatcttttttttttaaaacaattaataaagatcttattataattattaatgtcTAGCTGTTTGTATACTATAGCTTGATTATATAATTTCAAAcac
This region of Cannabis sativa cultivar Pink pepper isolate KNU-18-1 chromosome 7, ASM2916894v1, whole genome shotgun sequence genomic DNA includes:
- the LOC133039616 gene encoding uncharacterized protein LOC133039616 translates to MSIIDDYSRKVWVFLLKSNDLAFETFVDWKILIENKTSRKIKKLRTDNGLEFCSDMFASYCRKEGIVRHHTVVKNPQQNGLAERMNRTLLERVRCMLIGAGLAKHFWGEALKTACYLINRCPSTALNFKTPQEFWTGKAPSYEHLKVFGCTAYAHIRQDKLQPRALKCLFLGYLDGIKGYKLWCLEEGYKKCIISRDAIFREDEMPLKTTREIPMSSDVVPRSVQVELEQRTESLNQASTDQKKETETTSNLDDYQLAKDRTRREIRAPEKFGYADFSAYALSVTDGVDNTKAQILSRSKNRKDVTKGWPIRQLDVNNAFLNGDLHEEIYMVQPPGCIDPKHPNKITNSSWLYILVYVDDILITGSDSPQVSSLIVALSSNFTLKDLGLISFFLGIQVLPTTEGVVLSQQKYIQDLICKAELQGAKPQSTPMNSGLRLSNYGSDPVEDPSAYRSLNPFQSHVVAVKRIICYLAGTTDYGLHIKRSPHLRLEAYCDADWAADPDDRRSTTGYCIFWGENLISWQSKKQNTISRSSTEAEFRSLASVVTEISWLNAH